A single Gambusia affinis linkage group LG20, SWU_Gaff_1.0, whole genome shotgun sequence DNA region contains:
- the si:ch211-131k2.2 gene encoding uncharacterized protein si:ch211-131k2.2, protein MESWKIQLVVVTFCMLVQTSKGSTSDAEDERRLPRHWQYEPEDSSPVDSLMKRSKALRFYGLMGKRAVTKKSFQVKRRNKGVAFMDLMGRSVSSEESVSGVNPSAATRETQHPEEPAQQGMTGAVQKT, encoded by the exons ATGGAGAGCTGGAAGATCCAGCTCGTCGTCGTGACTTTTTGCATGCTGGTGCAAACTTCCAAAGGATCGACAAGTGATGCCGAAGATGAGAGAAGGCTGCCCAGACACTGGCAG TATGAGCCTGAGGACAGCAGCCCTGTGGACAGCCTGATGAAAAGATCCAAAGCCCTTCGATTCTACGGCCTGATGGGAAAAAGAGCAG TGACGAAGAAATCGTTTCAAGTGAAGAGGC GAAACAAGGGGGTTGCATTCATGGATCTGATGGGGCGAAGTGTTTCCAGTGAAG agtCTGTGAGCGGAGTGAATCCTTCTGCAGCAACCAGAGAGACCCAGCATCCAGAGGAACCGGCCCAGCAGGGTATGACCGGAGCAGTACAAAAAACCTGA
- the kat7b gene encoding histone acetyltransferase KAT7: protein MPRTRQRPLTGSVSDGTEDSDSSAEREQTNSSESDGNMPKRQRLTRASTRLSQSSQDTPDLKRAADHDESPPLTPTGNAPSSESELDISSPNASHDESQSKDQANRDSDKDMSHRPKRRRCHETYNFNMKCPTPGCNSLGHLTGKHERHFAISGCPLYHNLSADECKVKAVSREKQEEEMKTQDEGNSRHATRHQTPTPKQSRYKEQVTEMRKGRNSGLQKEQKEKHMEHRQTYGNTREPLLENITSDYDLELFRKAQARASEDLEKLRIQGQITEGSNMIKTIVFGRYELDTWYHSPYPEEYARLGRLYVCEFCLKYMKSQTILRRHMAKCVWKHPPGDEVYRKGSISVFEVDGKKNKIYCQNLCLLAKLFLDHKTLYYDVEPFLFYVMTEADNTGCHLVGYFSKEKNSFLNYNVSCILTMPQYMRQGFGKMLIDFSYLLSKVEEKVGSPERPLSDLGLISYRSYWKEVLLRYMHNFQGKEISIKEISQETAVNPVDIVSTLQSLQMLKYWKGKHLVLKRQDLIDEWKAKEIKRGNSNKTIDPSSLKWTPPKGT from the exons ATGCCGCGCACACGACAG AGGCCTTTGACTGGGAGTGTGTCTGATGGAACGGAAGACTCCGACTCCTCGGCTGAACGGGAGCAGACCAACAGCTCAGAGAGCGATGGAAACATGCCCAAGAGACAGCGCCTCACCAGAGCTTCTACCCGCCTCAGCCAGAGCTCTCAGG ACACTCCGGATCTGAAGCGTGCTGCCGACCATGATGAATCGCCACCGCTCACACCCACAGGAAACGCCCCGTCCTCGGAGTCCGAGCTGGACATTTCCAGCCCCAACGCGTCTCATGATGAGAGCCAGTCCAAAGATCAGGCCAACAGGGACTCGGATAAGGACATGTCCCACCGACCCAAGCGCCGGCGCTGCCATGAGACATACAACTTCAACATGAAGTGCCCAACGCCCGGCTGTAATTCCCTTG GCCACCTCACTGGGAAACACGAGCGTCACTTTGCTATATCAGGGTGTCCTCTCTACCACAACCTCTCTGCTGACGAGTGCAAG GTGAAAGCCGTCAGCCGtgagaaacaggaagaggagatgAAGACGCAGGACGAGGGCAATTCACGGCATGCGACTCGCCACCAG ACGCCAACGCCCAAACAGAGCAGGTACAAGGAACAGGTCACTGAGATGAGGAAGGGTAGGAACTCTGGGCTGCAGAAggaacagaaggagaagcaCATG GAACATCGGCAGACGTACGGCAACACCAGAGAGCCTCTGCTGGAGAACATCACCAGCGACTACGACCTGGAGCTGTTCAGGAAAGCTCAGGCCCGCGCATCTGAAGACCTG GAGAAGCTGCGTATCCAGGGTCAGATCACAGAGGGCAGCAACATGATCAAAACCATCGTGTTTGGCCGCTACGAGTTAGACACCTGGTACCACTCGCCCTACCCTGAGGAGTACGCGCGCCTGGGCCGCCTCTACGTCTGCGAGTTCTGCCTGAAGTACATGAAGAGCCAGACCATTCTCAGGCGACACATG GCCAAATGTGTGTGGAAGCATCCTCCAGGAGACGAGGTCTACAGAAAGGGTTCTATATCTGTGTTTGAAGtagatggcaaaaaaaacaag ATTTACTGCCAGAACCTGTGTTTACTGGCCAAGCTCTTCTTGGACCACAAAACCCTTTACTACGACGTGGAACCTTTCCTCTTCTACGTGATGACAGAGGCCGACAACACGGGCTGCCACCTAGTGGGCTACTTCTCTaag GAGAAGAATTCCTTCCTGAACTACAACGTCTCCTGTATCCTGACCATGCCGCAGTACATGAGGCAGGGATTTGGCAAGATGCTCATTGATTTCA GTTACCTGCTGTCCAAAGTGGAGGAGAAGGTGGGCTCACCGGAGAGGCCTCTGTCTGACCTGGGCCTCATCAGCTACCGTAGCTACTGGAAGGAAGTGCTACTCAGATACATGCACAACTTTCAGGGCAAGGAGATCTCCATCAAAG AGATCAGTCAGGAGACGGCAGTGAATCCGGTGGATATTGTGAGCACCCTGCAGTCCCTCCAGATGCTCAAGTATTGGAAGGGGAAGCACTTAGTACTGAAACGACAG GACCTGATCGACGAGTGGAAAGCGAAGGAGATCAAACGAGGTAACAGCAACAAAACCATCGACCCGAGCTCGCTAAAATGGACGCCTCCCAAAGGGACATAA